Genomic window (Methyloprofundus sp.):
AGGTACTATCTAAGTGTTGTAACAAACCACGTTGATGCGCCGGGTTCTTATGAAATTGGTCAATATTGGCACCCAATAACTTACTCGCATCAAAGTTGGGCAATTGTTGCTGAATTTGCTGCTCGGCATCAGTGAACATATCAGTAACCGTATTATTCATATAAATAATATCTAAGTTATTATTTGCTACCATGACACAGGAACTAACGTTATCCAAAGCTTGTTTGATACGTAAAGATTCATTACCGATTTGTTTGGCATAAGACAAATCCGCATTGAGTTTAACTTGCATGCCATATAAGGCACGATAAAAACCCCCGACTACATCATTACGGTCAATCGGCATAATATTTCTAAAATTTTCATCGGTCATTTGATAACAAGTATTGGTTGCACTCTTAAGTGCTCCTGTTAAATCACTGACTAATTTAAAACCGACTACAACTGCTAAGGTAGCTAAAGCAGCAACGATAGCTAACGGCAACATTTGCTGATTATCAAACAACTGCTTCATTAACCAAGCATTGGGCAACAAAAATGCAGTTGCAGCAATGATTGCTTTTTTATTAGGCGACATTTCCTTGATTGCCAGAACTGCTTTAGCCATACCCGTTGGTCTAATCGTGGTTGCACGACTGGCATTTAATTGCCGATATAAACTCTCTGCTTCATTTATTTGTGTCCGGCTAGGCGCGTAACGTACTGAAAGATACTCATGTGGTATACCATTTTTATACGTTGGGGTAACATGCGCTTCGACCCAATAATAATCACCTGATTTAGTACGGTTCTTAACCAGTTGATTCCAAGGTCGTAAATCTTTAATGCTTTCCCATAGATCCTGAAAAGCCACTGCCGGCATATCGGGGTGACGCACTACATTATGGTTTGTACCGACTAACTCATCTAAAGAAAAACCACTTATTTCCACAAAAGCATCATTAGCATAGGTAATAATACCTTTTAAATTAGTCCGCGTGACTAGAATAGTCCCTTCTTTCATCATGACTTCATGATCGGTCACAGGCATGTTGACTTTCATTATGAATTCTCCCCGCTGCTCAATTTATTAATATTCATCATTTCAATATTCCTCATCATGCGCATCAATATCATCATTCACGCCATCTAATTTAAGTAGTTTTGCGACATCCAATAACATCAACATGCGCTGATTCACCGATGCCAAGCCATTAATAAATTCGGTACTGACCTTGGTACCAAAGTCGGGTGCACTCTGAATAGTCTGTTTATCGACATCAATAACATCAGATACCGAATCCACTACCACGCCCATCGTTCGACTTTGCCCACTCAGTATTGCTTGCAACACCACCACCACGGTTAAGTTTGTATACTCTGAATGCCCCAAGTTAAATCGTTCCCGCAAATCTATAATAGGAACAATAGCCCCACGCAAATTAACCACGCCTTTTTCGTAACTTGGTACATTAGGTATTCTGGAAACAGGTTCCCAACTGCGTATTTCCTGAACACTTAAAATATCCACACCATACTCTTCATTGCCCAAAGTAAAGCTTAAAAACTGCACCGAGTTTTCAAGTTTTTTTTCGTTTTCATCTTCTGGTATAACAGTTTCTTGTTCCATAACTATTTCATACTACTGATTTGATAAACGCACTAAACCTGGAATATCTAAGATAAGTGCGACTGAACCATCACCCAGAATAGTTGCACTTGATACTCCCTCTACACACCGATAATTTGCTTCCAGCGACTTAATAACCACTTGTTGTTGGCCTAATAAATCATCAACAAATAAACCACAACGTATACCTTGACCTTCCACGACAACCAACAAGCCTTCCATCAAGTTAACTGCTTTAGCCGACTCGACATGAAAAATATCATGCATACGTACAATTGGGAGATACTCATCACGCAAGCGAAAAGTTTCGCCTTTACCCGCAACGCGATTAACCATATCTTCCGTTATATTAATAGATTCAATAATTGAACCTAGTGGTACGATATAGGTTTCATCGCCAACTGCTATCGATTGGCCATCTAAAATGGCCAATGTCAACGGCAAATGAATCGCCATGGTTGAGCCGACACCTAACTCGGAGATAATTTCGATATTACCCCCTAATGATTGTATATTCCTACGGACGACATCCATGCCCACGCCACGCCCTGAAACATCGGTGACTTCAGCAGCAGTTGAAAAACCTGCCATAAAAATCAAGTCATAACATTGTTTATCAGTAAGCACCGCATTTTCACCAACCAAACCTTTTTCAATTGCTTTTTGGCGCAGCACATCTTTATTCAATCCTTTACCATCATCTTTAACTTCAATAACAATATTGCCACCACGATGATAAGCTTCTAGTGTCACCGTGCCTGTTTCAGGCTTACCTGCTGCCAACCTGTCAGCAGGCATTTCTATACCATGATCCAAGCTATTACGTACTAAATGCACCAAGGGATCACTGATTAATTCAACGACGGTTTTATCAACTTCAGTATGCTCACCAACAAGTTTTAATTCAATTTTTTTATCTAACTTGCTACTAAGATCATGTACTAAACGTGGAAAACGACTGAAGACAAAACTAATCGGCAACATCCTGATATTCATAACGCTTTCTTGTAATTCCCGTGTATGTCGCTCCAGTTGTGTTAAACCATTTTTAAGTTGATCTACTTTATCCAAAGAAAAATGCTCACCCACTAGGCTTAACATCGATTGGGTAATAACTAATTCACCGACCATATTAATCAAGGTATCAATTTTGCCAGTATCAACTCGGATAGAGCTGGAGCTTTTTGCTTTAGCTGCTGGTTTCGCTTTTGCTTTGGGAGCTGCTTTTGGAGATTCTACTACAGTGCCTTGTTGTTCTGACGCTGCCGGTGATACTGCAACTGGAATTACAGTTGCTGGGGAACTGGCTTGTTCTTGAACTTCTGCTGTATTTTTTACTACTGGCACAGCCTGCACATCATGCTGAGGGGTAGATAAAGCTTGCACCGATAAATCACATTCATCTTCAACCCAATCAAAGATATCATCAATGCCTTCTCGTGCAATATCGCCTTTAATAATTAAAGTCCAAGATAAATGACACTCTTCAGGGTCTAGCTCAAATAATGTAGGGACACCTTGAAAATCGACAATAACTTCCAGTTCACCGAGCTCTTCTAATTCGCGAAACATGCGCACCGGATCATTGCCGGTTTTGAGTAAATCAGTATGAGGACAAAAAGAAATTTTCCAGCCTGACTGCCCAAGTTCACCTGCTGCTACCGAGCTGGTTTCGAGTATTTTAGCTGCTGGCTCTGGACTAGAGACAGCAGCCTCACTAGCACCATTCAACTCTGTTTCTAATGCTTGTTTATGTTCCGCAACACGCTGATCATCAACTTCACTCTCATCTTGAATGGCGGTCATCATTTCACGTAAACAATCTACAGAACCTAATAATACATCTACTGCTGATTGGGTAACTTGTCTACGTCCATCCCGCATTTCATCTAGTAAGGTTTCCATTACATGAGTAAAATCCGCAACAGAAGTGAACCCAAACGTTCCACTACCGCCTTTTATTGAGTGCGCAGCTCTGAAAATAGTATTAATCGTTTCAGAGTCTACATCTCCCATATCCAGGTTTAACAACCCCGATTCCATTATATCCAAGCCCTCGAAGCTTTCTTCGAAAAAAACTTGGTGAAACTGCGCCATATCAATAGACATTGAATAACCTGCACACTGTAAATGAAGTAACAAACACCATCCTAAACCTAAATATATAAAGCAGGACGATACAACAAAACCACTAGCCAAATAAATACTGTCATTTACTTAGCGAACAACTATTACACTTAATCTACAAACTTGAACATTCATAAGGATGGGCGCAGCCTAACAACCAAATTGCGCAGCAAGCCCATCGAATATACTACTTAAACTATGTGGGATACAATATACAGCTATAGATAACTAGTACCTCGCCCTCTAAATAATTAATAAATAAATTATCAGTCCAGCTTCTATTCTGGTAACCTTAACATAGTCTATATTATTCCGTATCGAATCCACCAACAGGAAGTCATGAGAACCCCCAAATTTCCAGTTACATTAAAAGATGATGAACGCGAAGAGCTCGAAAAAATAACTCGCCAACAGACAGCAAAATCGAGCATGGTATTACGAGCCAAGATTATCTTATTAGCAAACTCAGGCATGAAATATCAGAATATTGCGCAAAAACTTGATGTACAGAATAATATAATTACGAACTGGACTGCACGTTGGCACGAACTAGCAAACAAGCCAGTCCGGGAGAGGCTTCAGGATCTTCCGCGCCCAGGCACTCCAGATACATTTACCCCCGAACAACTGTGTCGAATAATTGCACTTTCCTGTGAAAAGCCTGAAGACTATGATCGTCCCATCACTCATTGGACACATAGAGAATTGGCGGAAGAAGCGATCAAACAAGGTATTGTCGAGACTATTTCAGCAAATCATTTAGGCCGTCTTTTAAAAAAAACGACTTAAAACCTCATCTTAGCCAATACTGGCTCAATGCAAAAGCGGATGAGCGAAAAGAAGAAAGAATCACAGATATTTGTAACCTTTATGCAAATTCTCTGAAAACGCCAGAAGAACTTTTTATCAGTGTTGATGAAATGACAGGTATTCAGGCATTGGAACGAATTTCCCCCGATTTGCCAATGAGAGCGGGTCAAGTTCAATCTATCGAATTTGAATATGAGCGTCATGGCACGCAAACACTTTTAGGAGGGTTTAATGTGGCAACAGGAGTTATAGATGGTTTGATTCAAGAGACACGAACTGAGATCGATTTTGTTGAGTCGATCAAATATCTGATTGAGAAAAACCCAGAAAAGAAAGTTTATCATTTTATCGCTGACCAATTAAATACCCATAAATCGGAAACTCTTGTGCGCTTTGTTGCAGACTTTTGTAATGACACTCAAGAGCTTGGAGTGAAAGGTAAAAGTGGCATATTACAATCCATGAAAACACGGGAGGAGTACCTGATGATAGGCAATAGGCGCATTGTATTTCACTATACACCTAAGCATGCTTCATGGATGAACCAGATTGAAATCTGGTTTGGAATATTAATGAAAAAAGTCATCAGGCGAGGCAATTTTGTTTCACAGCAGGACTTGAAAGACAAAATTCAAAATTTCATGGATTACTTTAATGAAACGATGGCCAAACCATTCAAATGGACATACAAAGGGAAGGCGTTGACCGCATAGATATATTATTAATTATTTAAGGGGTACGGTACTAGCCATTGCACGATCCTAAACACTCTATCGGCTAACCCAATACTTTCTTGATTGTTTTTAATAATTGGTCAGGATTAAATGGCTTTACTATCCAGCCAGTCGCTCCTGCCGCTTTACCTTGTTGTTTTTTATCCATACCTGATTCTGTCGTCAGCATAAGCATAGGCACAAACTTATAAGCTGGCAAAGCTCGTAAATCTTTAATTAAGGTAATGCCGTCTTTATTCGGCATATTGACATCCGTTACCACACAATCAAATTTTTGCGTTTGTGCTTTAGCTAGAGCATCCACGCCATCAACTGCTTCAACTACTGTGTATCCAGCACCTTTTAATGTAAAAGAAACCATTTGTCTCATTGATGCAGAATCATCAACTGCTAATACACTCGCCATTACTTTCTCCAAACAAACATTAATAGTAAATCCTGTCATTCATAATACATGAATTTGCTCAGCAAAAAGGAAGTTTGCCTTCATTCTTTGAGCCACTTCAAGGTTTTTAACTAAATAACAAAACTGAAAAATTTTAGTATCAAAAATAGTGTCCTTTAGCAAAACACTAAGACTTACAATCTTAGACTCTAGCAAGCTACATCTCTATGCTAATCCCCTTAAAATTATTAACACATCATAATTAAATCAGCGTAATATTGCACGTCTATTTAGCGTTTAAAAATATACATTAAAATAATAGCTAAATTTATTTGAGTTTCTATATGCTTAGCATACAATCAGGATATTATTAATCTACAATATTATCAATTTTCTCTATAGGTATCGACCAATGTACGAAAATCTTGAATCAGCTAAAAATAAGGATAATTTAAAAAGGATAGTTGTTGATCCAGTATCTCGTGTAGAAGGTCACGGTAAGGTCACGCTATTACTTGATGAAAATAATAAAGTACAACAAGCCAGACTGCATATTGTTGAATTCCGAGGCTTTGAAAAATTTATTCAAGGCCGCCCCTATTGGGAACTTCCTGTTCTAGTACAACGCTTATGTGGTATTTGTCCGGTCAGTCATCATTTAGCTGCCGCCAAAGCGATTGATCAATTAGTTGGCATTGACCCTGCCGACTTACCCGCCTCTGCCGATAAACTACGGCGTTTATTGCACTTTGGCCAAGTGCTGCAATCACATGCTTTGCATTTCTTTCACCTCTCCAGTCCTGACTTATTATTTGGCTTTGAAAGCGATATTAGTAAACGTAATATCATTGCCGTGTTAAATGACTATCCAGAAGTTGGTTTGCAAGGAGTTAAGTTACGCAAATTTGGTCAAGAAGTTATTCGTATGGTTTCTGGTAAACGTATTCATGGTACAGGCGCTATTGCCGGCGGTATGAATAAATCTTTGAGCAAGGAAGAACGTGATTATTTACTCGCAGATGTCGATCAAATGATTGAATGGGCAGCAGGCTCGGTCGCCTTAATAAAGAAGGTACATTGCTCTAATTTGCCTTATTATGATGATTTTGCAACTATTGACACCAACTATTTAGGACTCACTAAAGCAGATGGTGCTCTCGAACTTTATCATGGTGGTATTCGCGCTAAAAACACCCAAGGCAAAACCATCCTTGATCAATTCGACTACTGCAACTATAACGACATCATTCACGAAGAAGTTCGTTCATGGACCTATATGAAATTTCCTTACCTAACATCTATTGGTAAGGATATGGGCTGGTATCGTGTTGGTCCGTTAGCACGTATGAATATCTGCGACTATATTGACACCCCACTTGCAGAAGCAGAGCGCATTCAATTCAAACAACATAGTGGTGGTACTGCGATGGTGCACAGCACCTTAGCCTTTCATTGGGCTCGTTTAATTGAAGTATTACATTGCGCTGAAAGTATCAAAACCTTATTAAATGACCCAGATATCATGGGGTCTGATTTAGTTGCGCAAGGTGAAAGACGTTTTGAAGGTGTTGGTGTTATTGAGGCACCACGTGGTACTTTATTTCATCACTACCAAGTCGATGAGAACGATATTGTTACCAAAGCTAATTTGATTGTTTCTACGACCAGCAATAATATGGCGATGAATGAATCAGTACGCCAGGTAGCGGCTGAGTACTTATCAGGCCAAGAATTAACCGAGCCTTTACTGAATAATTTGGAAGTGGCAATTCGTGCTTACGACCCCTGTTTATCTTGTGCAACCCATGCAGTAGGTAAAATGCCATTAAAGGTGGAACTGGTTGATGCTACTGGGCAGACAATTGATACGTTAATGAAACAGAGTAATGGGGAAATTGTTAAGGCTGATTAAATTCTGGCACCATTGTCACCCCATTTTGAAGACTTGCATAGGATGTGCTGAGGCACGAAGCACATCACCTACCAAATAATACCAATCCCAGTATATTGATACCCTAACTTCACAAATGTCGTCATTCCTGCATGCTTTTAGCAGGAATCTTCTACACGAATGGATTCCCGATAAAAAGACTTCGGGAATGACGGTATTAGGGTAATTATTTACTGAGATTAGTATAATGCGCTTCGTGCCTCAGCACATCCTATAAGTACCCAAGCATAAGTTAAAGAACGAAAATTTATAATCAACTATCAATAACTAACTTATCACCAAAACCAGCCTGCCAATCTTGCGTAAACTGATCAACAGCAGGTTGTACTGCTGGGTGTGCCATCATCTGTTCGGCTATCTCTACGGGAATGGTAATCGAGGCTACCCCTAATTGTAAAATATCCATTACTTGCAAAGTGTTTTTAAAACTTGCCGGTAATAATTTGGCCGCAAAACCATGTCTTACCAATAAGGCTTGAATATCTGCCACTACACCAATTCCATCCACACCCATGGCATCTATTCGATTAACATAAGGGGCTAAATAATCAGCACCGCATAAAGCGGCCAGAAAACCTTGCTGAGCAGTATAAATAGCGGTTGCCAATACCATGATGCCTTCTGCTTTCATCAGCTTGATAGCTGCCAAACCAACTTGAGTAGCTGGTACTTTAACGACAATATCATAAGGTAAGGCATCCAGTTGTAGTGCTTCTGCCAGCATAGCCTCTGCTGTTTGGCTGACTACTTGTACATGAAAGCGTGCTTGTCCACCCAAAGCAGTGCTTATATCAGGGAATACCGTCGCAATTCCTAAACCCGCTTTCGCCAAAATTGAAGGATTAGTGGTGACCCCAAAAATAGGTATCGATTTATTTAACTCAGCAACTTTCTCAGCGTCTGCCGTATCCAGATAAAATTCAAACATTTTATTTTTCCTTAATCATTGATAACAAGGTTAAAAACTTACACGCCTGCCTGCGCTTGAATAGCCGTCATTACCACAGTATTGACAATATCCGTTACCGTACAGCCTCGACTTAGGTCATTAACCGGTTTATTAAGGCCTTGTAAAATAGGACCAATGGCAACTGCCCCAGAAGAGCGCTGTACCGCTTTATAAGTATTATTGCCAGTATTTAGGTCAGGAAAAATAAAGACATTCGCCTGCCCCGCCACTTCACTGTTCGGTAACTTGGTTTTAGCTACATCAGAATCAACTGCCGCATCATATTGCATTGGGCCTTCCAGTTTTAATTCAGGATGTGCCTGTTTAGCAATCTGTACAGCTTGGCGTACTTTATCAACCGCCTCACCTTTACCGGAATCGCCAGTTGAATAAGACAACATGGCGATGCGCGGGGAAATATTAAACATGGCCGCCGTTTGCGCGGCACTGACCGCAATATCCGCTAATTGCTCTGCATTAGGCTCAGGGTTCACCGCACAATCTCCGTAAACCAAAACTCGATCTTCCAAACACATAAAAAAGACACTGGAAACAATGGCAGTACCTGGTTTGGTTTTTATAATTTGAAATGCAGGACGAATAGTATGTTGAGTAGTATGCACCGCACCAGACACCATGCCATCAGCATGATTTAAATGAATCATCATAGTGCCGAAATAACTCACATCCGACATAACGTCATACGCCATATCATAAGTAATGCCTTTCTCTTTACGTAGATTAAAATAAGCATCTGCATATAATTCACGTAACTCAGATTCTAAAGGATTAATAATACTGACATCGTCTAAATGCAGCCCTAAACTAGTGATTTTTTGCTGAATAAGTTCCAAGTCCCCTAAAAGAGTAATCGTAACCACTTTTCTTAATAAAAGAATCTCGGCAGCACGCAAGATACGCTCCTCTTGACCTTCAGGCAAAACAATATGTTGAATATCTGCTTTGGCTCGCTGCATTTGCTCATATTCAAACATTAATGGCGTAACACGCTCAGAGTGTTTTTCAGCCAAACGCTGACGCAATTCATCAAAGTCCAAATTGCTCTCCACTAGGCCAAGAGCGGTAGCAATTTTGCGCTCATCTTGCGAATAAAATTTAGCTCTGACTTCTTTAACCTGCATAGCAGTATTAAAGGTATCCTGCTCAACTGATAGTACTGCAAAAGGTTTATTTTCTAAGCCTTCTAGTAAAGTATGTACTTGCTTACTGGTCTTGCCTTGACCCGTTAATAACAAACCAGCAATCTGTGGGTAATGACTCGATGAATAGGCCATAAAACAAGCTAAGATAATATCGGCCCGATCACTAGGTGTGATAATTAAATCACCCTCTGCAATATGCTCCAAAAAATCCGGTACTTGCATCGCGGCTATTTTATACTGGCAAACTTGTCGATTTAAGGTCTGCTGCTCACTCGATAAAATTTCTGCGCCCAATTGACGCGCAATATTACCAACACTCGGTTTATATAAGGATGGTTCTTCTGGAATAATATAAACAGGAAAACTACTGTTAGCTTGGTGGCTAAAACGCGCGCGCAAAGTATTAACTTGACTGCTATCTACCCCATTAATAATACCTGCCAATAAATCACAATCAAATTCCAACAGAGCATGTTTAAGCCGGTTGACTGCATCAATAATTTGCAAATCATTACGCCCTTGCCCTTGCACTACAGGCATAATCAAACAGCCTAAATTATTTGCGACTTCGGCATTAAAATCGAATTCAAAAATAGAATCATCACCAGAATAGTCTGGCCCCACACAAAGTACCTGATCACATTGTTCGGTTAATAAACGGTATTTGGTTAAAATTCGCTTTAATAATTCCTGATAACGTCCTTGTTCAATCAGTGCTTGAGCTTGCTCTAACTGACAGCCATACATGGAATCATAAGGTAACTCAATTTGGTAACGATGCCTGATCAATTGAATTAACTGATCTTTTTCTTCAGAGGTATGAATAATCGGTCTAAAAAAACCAGTTTTGCCTGTGTAACCTACCAACATATCCATCATTGCCAACATGATAATGGACTTGCCACTACCCTGCTCAGCTCCCGTTACATAAATATTTTGTTTACTCATAGTACCTTTAAAAATAATTCCGTCATTTTTGATTTATTTAGCATATCCTAATTTAACAACATACTAACATTTTAGTTTTATATCCATAATAAAAGCTTTAGCAAACCATACGCTAGATTATTGTATAAAAGTGATACACATCACACTTTATACGCATTATTCCATAGCTTTAGTATAGGCATAATACCCCACACAAGGTATAGTTAAATTTTGTAATATTCATTTAATTCCCATGTCTATTTTAAATATTTCTGAATTAACTATCTTACTGGTTGAACCCTCTGCAACTCAATTAAAAGTTATTATCAAGCATTTAGAACAAGAAGGTATTAC
Coding sequences:
- a CDS encoding transposase, IS630 family — protein: MRTPKFPVTLKDDEREELEKITRQQTAKSSMVLRAKIILLANSGMKYQNIAQKLDVQNNIITNWTARWHELANKPVRERLQDLPRPGTPDTFTPEQLCRIIALSCEKPEDYDRPITHWTHRELAEEAIKQGIVETISANHLGRLLKKTT
- a CDS encoding purine-binding chemotaxis protein CheW; its protein translation is MEQETVIPEDENEKKLENSVQFLSFTLGNEEYGVDILSVQEIRSWEPVSRIPNVPSYEKGVVNLRGAIVPIIDLRERFNLGHSEYTNLTVVVVLQAILSGQSRTMGVVVDSVSDVIDVDKQTIQSAPDFGTKVSTEFINGLASVNQRMLMLLDVAKLLKLDGVNDDIDAHDEEY
- a CDS encoding fructose-6-phosphate aldolase 1: MFEFYLDTADAEKVAELNKSIPIFGVTTNPSILAKAGLGIATVFPDISTALGGQARFHVQVVSQTAEAMLAEALQLDALPYDIVVKVPATQVGLAAIKLMKAEGIMVLATAIYTAQQGFLAALCGADYLAPYVNRIDAMGVDGIGVVADIQALLVRHGFAAKLLPASFKNTLQVMDILQLGVASITIPVEIAEQMMAHPAVQPAVDQFTQDWQAGFGDKLVIDS
- a CDS encoding two-component system, chemotaxis family, sensor kinase CheA, yielding MSIDMAQFHQVFFEESFEGLDIMESGLLNLDMGDVDSETINTIFRAAHSIKGGSGTFGFTSVADFTHVMETLLDEMRDGRRQVTQSAVDVLLGSVDCLREMMTAIQDESEVDDQRVAEHKQALETELNGASEAAVSSPEPAAKILETSSVAAGELGQSGWKISFCPHTDLLKTGNDPVRMFRELEELGELEVIVDFQGVPTLFELDPEECHLSWTLIIKGDIAREGIDDIFDWVEDECDLSVQALSTPQHDVQAVPVVKNTAEVQEQASSPATVIPVAVSPAASEQQGTVVESPKAAPKAKAKPAAKAKSSSSIRVDTGKIDTLINMVGELVITQSMLSLVGEHFSLDKVDQLKNGLTQLERHTRELQESVMNIRMLPISFVFSRFPRLVHDLSSKLDKKIELKLVGEHTEVDKTVVELISDPLVHLVRNSLDHGIEMPADRLAAGKPETGTVTLEAYHRGGNIVIEVKDDGKGLNKDVLRQKAIEKGLVGENAVLTDKQCYDLIFMAGFSTAAEVTDVSGRGVGMDVVRRNIQSLGGNIEIISELGVGSTMAIHLPLTLAILDGQSIAVGDETYIVPLGSIIESINITEDMVNRVAGKGETFRLRDEYLPIVRMHDIFHVESAKAVNLMEGLLVVVEGQGIRCGLFVDDLLGQQQVVIKSLEANYRCVEGVSSATILGDGSVALILDIPGLVRLSNQ
- a CDS encoding phosphate acetyltransferase; this translates as MSKQNIYVTGAEQGSGKSIIMLAMMDMLVGYTGKTGFFRPIIHTSEEKDQLIQLIRHRYQIELPYDSMYGCQLEQAQALIEQGRYQELLKRILTKYRLLTEQCDQVLCVGPDYSGDDSIFEFDFNAEVANNLGCLIMPVVQGQGRNDLQIIDAVNRLKHALLEFDCDLLAGIINGVDSSQVNTLRARFSHQANSSFPVYIIPEEPSLYKPSVGNIARQLGAEILSSEQQTLNRQVCQYKIAAMQVPDFLEHIAEGDLIITPSDRADIILACFMAYSSSHYPQIAGLLLTGQGKTSKQVHTLLEGLENKPFAVLSVEQDTFNTAMQVKEVRAKFYSQDERKIATALGLVESNLDFDELRQRLAEKHSERVTPLMFEYEQMQRAKADIQHIVLPEGQEERILRAAEILLLRKVVTITLLGDLELIQQKITSLGLHLDDVSIINPLESELRELYADAYFNLRKEKGITYDMAYDVMSDVSYFGTMMIHLNHADGMVSGAVHTTQHTIRPAFQIIKTKPGTAIVSSVFFMCLEDRVLVYGDCAVNPEPNAEQLADIAVSAAQTAAMFNISPRIAMLSYSTGDSGKGEAVDKVRQAVQIAKQAHPELKLEGPMQYDAAVDSDVAKTKLPNSEVAGQANVFIFPDLNTGNNTYKAVQRSSGAVAIGPILQGLNKPVNDLSRGCTVTDIVNTVVMTAIQAQAGV
- a CDS encoding two-component system, chemotaxis family, chemotaxis protein CheY; the encoded protein is MTGFTINVCLEKVMASVLAVDDSASMRQMVSFTLKGAGYTVVEAVDGVDALAKAQTQKFDCVVTDVNMPNKDGITLIKDLRALPAYKFVPMLMLTTESGMDKKQQGKAAGATGWIVKPFNPDQLLKTIKKVLG
- a CDS encoding transposase, IS630 family — translated: MTGIQALERISPDLPMRAGQVQSIEFEYERHGTQTLLGGFNVATGVIDGLIQETRTEIDFVESIKYLIEKNPEKKVYHFIADQLNTHKSETLVRFVADFCNDTQELGVKGKSGILQSMKTREEYLMIGNRRIVFHYTPKHASWMNQIEIWFGILMKKVIRRGNFVSQQDLKDKIQNFMDYFNETMAKPFKWTYKGKALTA
- a CDS encoding NAD-reducing hydrogenase large subunit, translating into MYENLESAKNKDNLKRIVVDPVSRVEGHGKVTLLLDENNKVQQARLHIVEFRGFEKFIQGRPYWELPVLVQRLCGICPVSHHLAAAKAIDQLVGIDPADLPASADKLRRLLHFGQVLQSHALHFFHLSSPDLLFGFESDISKRNIIAVLNDYPEVGLQGVKLRKFGQEVIRMVSGKRIHGTGAIAGGMNKSLSKEERDYLLADVDQMIEWAAGSVALIKKVHCSNLPYYDDFATIDTNYLGLTKADGALELYHGGIRAKNTQGKTILDQFDYCNYNDIIHEEVRSWTYMKFPYLTSIGKDMGWYRVGPLARMNICDYIDTPLAEAERIQFKQHSGGTAMVHSTLAFHWARLIEVLHCAESIKTLLNDPDIMGSDLVAQGERRFEGVGVIEAPRGTLFHHYQVDENDIVTKANLIVSTTSNNMAMNESVRQVAAEYLSGQELTEPLLNNLEVAIRAYDPCLSCATHAVGKMPLKVELVDATGQTIDTLMKQSNGEIVKAD